The window cgaacacaattcacgattcaattatagctttaccccttgattccaccaccaattcgctcgtatctagttataagttacttaattacatcaataaacactaaatgaatcaattggaatgcatgaaaatgagttttctaaagttttacccaagaagtcaaaaattgcccccaggcccacatggtccaaactcgaggttcgaaccaaaacccgattactcattcccccacgaacccaattatatgatttgttttgaaatcggtcctcaaatcgaggtccaaattcccaatttttgaaaaacctaggttctacccaaaacactcaatttccctcatgaaaatcattgattttgagttgaaatcatgtgaaaagatgttaatgattgaagaaaataagttagaaatcacttactaagGTTTTGcagaagaaaggttatttgaaaaatgcctcttatgtttttttagggttttgaaaaatgaaaaataactgaaaatcccgtcttaatatactcctctcagactcccttgcgcggaccgcacaaaatcaactaggGCCACACAGTCACCAGTgaacctgtgcggaccgcacaagatccATTGCGGCCGCACAACCACCAATGCGGAtagcacaaaaccagtgcggaccgcactagcagGTTCAGAGAGCTGCAATTTTTCTGAACCTCCAATAGCCATGTTTAAGCCGAAGACaacccggaacctacccgaaactcacccgaaccctcggggctccaaaccaaatatacacacaacctcaaaaatattgtATGGACCTACTCATgagatcacatcatcaaaataacatgtaaaatcatgaattaaacctcaaaactcaacattttcatcaagaactctcaaagttcataactctccaaccggaagtccaactcacgtcaaataagcTCCGTTGTTCACCAAACTTTACAGACAACGTATATATATCATAtcgaacctgtaccgggctccggaaccataatacgggcccgataccataggTTTCACATCATATTTCACTtttaaaaacctttatatttttcagaaaataatttcttttaaaaattcatttctcgagcttgggacctcaaaattagatttcgggcatacgcccaagtcccctattttcctacggacccttcgggaccgtcaaatcacgggtccgggtccatttacccaaaacgttgaccgaagtcaaattaattcaatttatagtcaaaattatcattttcacatttaggctttttgactacgcgcccggactgtgtacgcaaatcgaggtgatgctaaaagaggtttttaaggcctcagaacgtagaattttattttaaaacaagtgatgaccttttgggtcatcagaATCTCAAACTAGGCTCTCCGACCTCGACGGGTATAACTGTGTCAGTCCCGTAGACTCGTGAATATGGTGTCTCACCTGTACTGGTTTTTGgtgttgtgcgatatgcccataatacttctgatagtagttcaggccatagccctttggagtcctcaagcttctttttcaatatattcagtATTACTTTATTGAATGATTCGGCTTGACCATTACTCGCGGgatgatatggcgtggagagtattcgTTTGATGTGCCATTTCTCGAAAAACTCAGTCATTTTCTTTCCGACAAATTGAGGTCCATTGTCGCAACTGATATCTTTGGGGATGCCGAAACGGCATattatgtttttccatatgaacgcGATGACCTCTTGCTCACATATCTGCGTGTATGCACAtgtttccacccatttagaaaagtaatcagttaaaaccaaaaggaaacaTACCTTACCTCATTCGGCTGGGAGGGGTCCgactatatccatcccccactttatgaatggccatggtgaagtGACGGAATGAAGGAGTTCCCCTACTTGATGTATCATAGGGGCGTACTTCTAACACTGTTCACATCTCCTGACATAGTCCGCGGCttctttttcatggtgggccagtagtatccggCGCAGATGAGGCAGCGGACGAGGGAGCGGTTTCCCGTGTGGGCACCGCAGTGCCCTTCATGTACTTCTTCCAGTACTCGTCTTGTTTGATTTGGCCCAAGGCATTTGGACAAGGGTCCACCAAACATTCTTTAGAAGAGCACCGTTTACAAGGTTATATCTAGTTGCCTATATCCGAAGCGTTTTGGCTTCTTTCTTATCTTACGGGAGCGTTCCGTCCTACAAATATGCTACGAGGCGGTTGCACCAATCCCAAGTCAGGCTTACAGTATGTACCTCGACGTGGTCTATTGCGGAATGGAGAAGGGTGACCAcgttttccttgttgatatttttggtggCTGTCGCTAGCTTGGCGAGGTCGTCTGCATCGATATTCTACGCCCTAGGTATTTGGTCGAGACGGCATTCATCGAATTCTGGCAGCAATTTGTGAATTTTCGACTGGTATTTTTGTATTctctgttctttgatttggaaagtcccagtgacttggttcaccacgagTTGAGAGTCGCAATGGAGGACGAGTCATCGGGCACCGTATTTGAGGGCTAATTCAAATCTTGCAATCAcaacttcatactcggcctcgttgttagtcatctcaGGGCATCGTATGGACTGGAAAATTACTTCTCCCGTAGGAACTTTGAGGACGAGTCTCAATCCCGATCCCGAGGCATTAGAAGCACCGTCGGTGTAGAGGACCCAGAGGTCGGTGTGTGCGGAAGCACAGAGCGCTTCCGGCTCTACTTCAGGCAATATTTTTGTGCTGAAATCAACGACGAAATCAGTCAACACCTGTGACTTAATAGCAGTTCGCGGTTGGTATATTATATCGTGTTCGCTtagttctatggcccatttggccaatctacccgatAACTCAGGCTTGTGTAGGATACCCCTTAGGGGGGAGGTTGTCACCActtttatggggtgacattgaaaatatggtctaagctttcgtgaagctacgactaatgccaaagctagtttttcaaggtgagggtaccttATTTCAGCATCGATTGaggttttgctgatatagtaaatcgGAGATTGCATACCTTCATTTTTGCGGACCAAGACTGCGCTTACCGCAACTTCAGAGACCGCTAGATACACAAGTAGACATTCACCTGGGTATGCCTTGACGAGTAGGGGTGGCGAAGATAGATACGCTTTCAGTTTTCTCAGGGCGTCGACGCATTCTGCATTCTATTGCAGTTCGtggtctttccttagcacattgaAGAATTTATGGCATCTATCCGATGATCGTGAAATGAACCTCGACAAGGCGGCTATTCATCCTATTAATTTCTGCACCTGCTTTTTGCTTGTCAATACATCCAGTATTCCTTCGATGGCTCTAATCTGTTCCGGGTTGACCTCGATACCCTTTTGTGACACTAGAAAACCAAAAAACTTTCCTAAAGTTACGTCAAAGGCTCATTTTTTGGGATTCAGCTTCATCCCGTATTGCCTTAATATCTCGAAGGCCTCCTTCAGATGGCCAATGTGATCCTCTTTCTTTGTCGATTTTACTAGCATGTCGTCGATGCAAACCTCCATGGTCTTACcgatttgttctttgaacatcttggtgactaACCTTTGATATGTCTCCCCCACATTCTTgagtccgaatggcattaccttgtagcagtaCGTTCCTCGGTGACTGATGAAAGTGGTCTTGTCTTGATCTTCTTCAGCCATTAGAATTTAGTTGTAACCGGAATCGGTGTCCAAAAAGCTCAGTAGTTCATGCCCCGTTGTTGCGTCGATGAGCTGATCGATGTGTGGTAACAGAAAGgaatctttcgggcatgctttgttcaggtcgGTGAAGTCAACACACATCCACCATTTCTCAttcttcttttttaccatgaccacattggggGTATTTTAACTCTCTGATGGAACCATTGGCGAGTAATTTATCAACCTCCTCGCTAATCGCCTCATTGATGGTggcattgaactttctcctcaTTTGTCGTACCTACGGGTAAAGAAGATCAACGTTCAACCTGTGTGTGGCGATATCCCTTGGGATTCCTGGCATATCTGAGTGGGAAAAGGCAAATAAATTGGCGTTGTTAGCTAAGAACTCATGATATTTACCTGGTTCTGAGAGGTTATGTCCGACATAAGCCTTTTTTGTGTTATCGGTATTGTCCAGTTGAATAGGATCAAGATCTTCTACGGTTGTTTTGCAAGCTTCTATGACGCCCGGGTCTTTGATGGCTTCTACTTGTGCGTCGGGTTTGGTTCCTGACATGGCTGATTGCTATGCCTCCGCACTTTCCCCTTTTAGTTGTTTGGTGTGTGTGTAATCTTGGGCTATCCGGTAGAATTCTTGGGTGGTGCATGGCTCGCCTcggatgctgaatatcccccatggggtgggaaatttgattacttgatagaAACTTGACGGGACGGCGCGCATGGCGtttatccatggtcgtcctatgaTGGCATTGTAGGCTGTTTCTTGGTTCATGACATGGAATGTCGTTTCCAGGGTGACTCCTCCTGCAAGGATGGGAAGCACTATTTCCCCAGAGGTTCATTCCATtgcattattaaaacccgttAGTATTATGCAACgcggtattattttatcctcgagCCTCATCTGCATGAGAACTTGTGGGTGAACAATACACGCGCCGCTTCCGTCATCCAtcattattctttttacatcggTATCTGCGATGCTTAATGTTATAACCAaacatcatagtgagggaaagataCACCGTCGGTatccgacttatcgaagatgatactgtcttcAAAGTCGTCATACCATTTGTGGGCAACTGTCCGTTTGAGTTTATGTATGGTGGTgaatttcacatggttgattaTTGTGTCGTTGCCGCCACCAATGCTCATTTGTATGGTACGAGCTGGTGATGGTGGTTTAAGAGGTCCTTGAGGTTGATCGCGTCCACGAGCGAAGTTGGCCCTTTCTCGGTCGCTCAACAGTTCTTTCAGGTTTCCCTAGTTTAACATTCTTACCACTTCTTGTCGTAGACCTATGCAGTCTTCGGTCTTATGTCCTCTTTCCTGGTGGAATTCAAACAGAACGTTCGACCTCCTGGTGCTCGGATCCGACTTTATCTTTTGCGGCCACTGCACCTTCGTGCTGAGCTTTTCcagtgcgtacactatttctgaaggagaaacacaaaaattatgagcagataatagtggaggcatacctctttcatttcggGGGGGTGCGGTATGTCGAGGCGTGGCGTCTGCATGTCGTGGAGGAGGTGGATTAGGTGTTCAGATATAGGGCTGGTGCCTTTCTCGGTTGAAATATGGTAGTTGATCCCTTCGACCATCATTACGGCGATCTCTCCTTGTCTTGGTTTGGACTGATGTTAATCGCTGGAGTAGACCGTTTAGGTCATCCTCGTCTGCCCTCACTTCGGCGCAATAGGCATTATGGATCTCTTCCTATGTggtacttcatgagtctactTAGTAGTTTTTTGGTTGCTTTTGACCTGTTTCTATTCAGCCCATTTTGAAAGGCTGCTACTGTCATCCCTTATGACACGTTCGGTAGGCTCATCCTTACCCTATTGAATCGGGCTAGGAAATCCCAAAGTCCCTCGCCCGTCGTTTGCCTAACGGCGAAGATATCGTTGACCCTGGCCTCTGCCGTTTTCGCCCCCACGTGAGCGGTGGCGAACTTATCTTCCATCTCTTCGAACGTAGCTATCGATTGCGCTGGTAGTTGGGAATACCATGTCAATTCTCCCCCTGTCAGAGTTTcgccgaactttttcagcagTACAGACGGCACCTGGCCCTTTGATAAATCGTTACCTTTTACTGCAGTAACATAAAAGTGATCCTCCGGGTCCGTCGTGccatcatatatttttaaatatggcGGCATTTTGAAGTTCTTTGGAATAGAATGGGGAGATGCCCCTTTGCTATATGGATGTTCGACGAATCGGCCTACATCGCATTTTGGTAACAACTTCGGAGCGCCTGATATTTTATCAACCCTTTTTTGATGTTCATTCATCTGGTTGTGGagtgttttgttctcattttccatctcttccattttctttcaGATGACCGCAAGTGCATTGTTTCCTGCATCAGCAAAAGTACGGGTGTTACATGTTCGTGTAGTGTCTGGCTCATCGGCAACAGCTGCGGTTTTTTCGAGTAATATGTCTTCAATATCTCTATGAACGGATTTCTCGAGCATGTTGTTCAAGGTGTTTGTCAACCATTCTTCTAATAGCCTTTTCACGGCCGGTGGCGCTTCTCCTGCTGCAGATGTTGATGTTTCCCTCTAGCGCAAGATCGTAAGATCCTCATGCGGGGGAGGTGAGATCTCTCCCTCAGGTGTAATACTTGGTGTTGCATTTTCATTGTCTTCTCTACTGGTTTCATTGAAGGAATTCAAGAGGTTGTTTGTGACACCCACTATTGCCTTTAGCCTTGCTTAATTCTCCCTTTCCCGCCATTGTTGGCCTTTATGAGGCTAAAGAATAGTAATTATTTCTTTCAAGAATCTAGATGAAAACTACGATTTCAGctatagaaatccccacagacggcgccaaattgtttgactcaaaagatatcgaaacctttttgaacaaatcaatcacaATTGAAGGGTtaaatcttagctaagtataataatctctagatTGGAAGATAGGTAAGGAGAAGATGGATAATAAGATTTCTTTATCGATCTGAATCAGTAAAATCCTTTCAAGTACACTTCTCATTCATAAGTAGAATTATAGCCAATATTCTTCATTCCCCCTTACAAAGTTATGGTTCACTGTATATATAGGGAGTCGGTCTCCTCTAAGCTGTAAAAGACAGATTCTAAGGAATATTCTTAGTATCCCCTAACGGGCCTATATTATTACAAGGGTCGTACAATCTCTTGTTTGTCTCAAGATCGTCCTCTGCAAGGCATCAGGTTATGGGAAACTCGCCGTTTCATCGTACTCGTCGATGGTCGTGGTTGTTCAAATTTGGACACATACAACGTACACGCCAATGCGCAAGATTCAGAGTATAGCGTTGCATTGCGTGAATGTATGGTCAAAAACTACCTTACGTGCAATACAACAGCATAAACCATCTTAATTTGATTGATTTAGGTATAAAGCTTGAAGTGAGCAAGAGGGGCCAAAAAGATTGAAGAGGATCAAGTTTTCAGCTAAAAACAATAATTTTCAGAACTGCAGAACTTGGGGCAAAATGTGGAGACGATTTGTAATCGTCTCAATGATTGAAAGCTatcaaaaaataaggaaatactGCCAGGTCCCCCTTTATTGAGTAATAAAGCTTTTTTATATCCATTACATACGTCTTACAATTCTCAACTAATAAAAGACTTGATGCATTATATACAATCATATATCCTTAGCTACTTGTGCGGTGCCTTGGGTGGCTTCACAATGAGAATGGGGCAATGCACATGATGAGCGCAATAGTCACTAACACTTCCTAGAAAAGCCCTGCAAGCCAAGTTTAAGCAGTGTAAAAAGGTTTTTACTTCAAAGATTTATAAGTCGCAAACTGTTATTACAAGCTGACTAACCTCGTCATTTCCAAAAGTATACAACACTTCTACTTAAACATCACAAAATAAGAATGTTTCATTAGTATCAGGGTCTACCTCACTTAAAATCTAAAACTACTTTTAACATTTTGATTGACGTTTATTTTGTCAAACTATATAATCCTCCTATATAATATAAGTTTCTTTAGAATCATCTCGTAAATAATAGTAAGAGTTATTTTACATACCCTGCGTTTTCTGTCTCTTCCTTATTTGTTTTTCGTACTGGACAAGGACTTTCAGATAGTATAAAATTCAGTGTTCCATATCTAATAAAGTTATTCAATTATGTGCTTCCACTGCTGTTTGTCTCACAATTTATTTGGAAAATGAAAAATTACCTTTTGATTTTGCCAAGCCCTCGGCTACCCATCACTAGAAGGTCAACGTGCAACTCATCAGCGGCTTGACATATCTTATCTTTTGGGTCCCCTTCAAGGATCAGAGTCTCCGCCTTCACCTGAAACAATCATACATATTTACTTAATTAATCAAGGTTAATTTAAAAACGAGTTACATAATCACCAACTAGAACTGAAATTTCAAACCAATTTATATGGCGTAAAATATTTCCAAATCCTTATCCAACAACAAGTACGGGGAAAAACTAATGCGAAATACTTGTCCATATTTTTACCTGATATGTAGCTTGTGTTTTCTGTTATTACATGAGTTGTACAAGGACATCatttaaagaaaaactataaGGAATAAGGAGATATTGCTTGATCTATTACATTTGGTATGTTTATTATCTTATCAAATCAATTGTGTTTTGTGGTCACCAGGGTTGCATTTGAAATACATTACATTTCCTCAATAAGTGTACAATACATGCATATTAGGTGATGATTGACAAACTACGTGTACAAATTAGATATTTATATATCTTCCACACGGTAATAGCAATATAGCAAATtgttataatataataataagtcATGCCTTATAATATCGAGATTGTGATACCAAGTTACAAACATGAAGACCTAGCTTCGTCATGATATATTAACATGTATATTCCAATTCTACGATCTAACTGGTATAAAACATACATGAATTCTCGTATAAGTTAGGAAAATGTAAGTATACAAGCTTAAAACGAAAGCTAATAAATGGTAATAATACAGTGTGATAATAATGAAGAGTTCCACACTTGAAACCAAATGttgtataatttttttctttttttgaggaGTTATATTTTCTTATACTGCAAAGCAAACGAGCTCCAAAAATATGAGTTAGCTAGACCCATCCTCAAACAATTTTAGTTGAAAGACTGGACTCATCCGCCAACTTATTTTGCTTTCTACAAAATATTGGTTGAGActaattcattttttttatgtgCATAAATAACGTataaaaaattaagaaattaagAATGACAAGGAAATGGTTAAAGATACCCTCTTTTGTGTGCACATACGGAATGCCCGAGACAGTATTGTAGTTGCATTCTCTTGTTGTGCTTTTTTCACGGCTTCTACCATAGTAGGTGCTGCAAAGACAACTATAAACATAAACAGAGTTAGTATCATCGGGCAACGATCAAATTTAGGTACCCAAATTCCCATTAAATGAAGCATGGATCGGATCATGcagaaaattatcaaaacatgaaactCATTTTCAATTTAATTCAATTAAAGGAAGGGGAGCGAGATTAATGACATATATGTCTCCAATCTGTTGCTTTAATAAATGAAGTTATATATGCGCTTATTTAATAAATACTTTAAATATTCTTCGTCATATGTAATTTCAAATTGGATTCTTTGATTTTAGCTGATTGATACAGATATTTAATTCAATTAACTTTTTATCCTTTTTGTAATTAAAGATCATGGCCAATTATATCTTATGTTAGCACACGTAGAGCTAATGTGCTAGATGCTAGAGGCAAAAGAAGGGGAAAAAGAAGGATGACAAAACTTATTGAGATATATGCTTTTCTGTATTTGGGCTTACTTTAGCTAGTTTCATTTTTATATTAGACATGTGATTAATTATTGTAATTGAAAACCCATTTATGTACGGGTTTTAACCCAACACTCTTGTGACTTTGTATATAATGAGAATTGGCTCTACTTTGGAGCCTTAGTTGTTCATTTCCACACTTTTCTCTAGAACATTCTTATCTCTTCTTCATTCATCTGTTGCACAAATTTTTGATCCTGAATCGATTcgaacatggtatcagagccatggaaATCACGTAGCTTAGTTCATGTAGTGACTTTCGTGGTGAAGTTCATACGCTAATTTTCACGAAGAATTTTTgctcaaaaaaaagaaaaaaagaaaacccCTAATATTTTGATCGAGTTTTTTTCTTTTCGTCGATCACATATCGGAGTTTTTGCTTGGAGGATTTGTCTCCGATAATCAGTTTTTTGGCGAATTCCTTTTTTGTTCTACTGATTGCTACAGTTTGCTCTAGATTTGGTATTTTTTGCTGAATTCGATCCGGCGATTTGCTGAAATTTTCGTCTTTCTGGCCTTTTGCTACTGGATTTGTGACAAAGTTTCATAAGATTACCCTTTTCATCTCTTCAATTAGTGCTGCTTTTGTGAGGTTTGTAAGTGTGTGATAAATTGACCTTACAATGGGGGATAATGACTCTGCTAGCAGTGATAATGAATTCATAGACCACAGTAATGAAATTACTTTCCATCCTTCGCATCCGAATATCTCAGTTCCTCTGATAATCTAGGACTTATGTTAGGTGCTAAGCAATTTAATGGTACATGTTTTGGGGCCTGGAGGAGAGGGATTATAATTGCTCTGTCCGCAAAGAAGAAAATAGGATTCATAAATGGTAGCTTCCCTCAACCTGCGCCAACCTCTCCTCTCCTTGATCAGTGGGAACAAGTTAACCACATGGTCATCAGTTGGATCCTCAATTCTCTAGATCCTGAGATTGCACAAAGTGTGATATTCACAAAGACTGCAAAAGGAATTTGGGATGAACTAAATAAGAGGTACGGGCAGTCAAATGGTGCTAGGATGTATGAAGTTCAGAAGGACTTGGTTTCAGCCTCCCAGAGTTCATCTGATGTAAGTGGTTACTTTGACAAAGTGAAAAGACTTTGGGATGAGATGGAGTCACTGGATGCAGAGTCCTACTGTATTTGCAACTGTAATTGCGAGGGTAAACACAAAATGATGAAAAGGATGGAGAATCAGAAGCTAATGCAATTCCTCATGGGACTGAATGAGATTTTCAATAATGCCAGAGGAAATATTTTGATGATGCAACCTCTTCCTAATGTGGGCAAAGCTTATTCATTGGTCATCCAAGATGAAGAACAAAGAGACATTCATAATGCACCAAATTTTCAGCCTGACTCTGCTGCTTTCTCTGCTGAGACTTCCTCTTTCTCTGTCGGTTCAAGTTCCATACCCAAACCAGCCTACAACAATGCAAACCAACATCAGAAGTATACTTTCAACAATCAAACTCATAAAAGAAATTTTGATCCCAAAAAGCTATTCTGCAGATACTGCAAGAACAATGGACATACTATAGATAAATGTTTCAAACTGCATGGATTTCCACAGAATTTCAAGCTCAACAACAAGAATATGAGAGTTGCTGCTAATTTCATTACTACCCCAGAGCCTAAAGGAGAAGAGAATCCACATAACATGGCTACTTCAACCACCATAACCGCAGAGCAGTATAAGCATTTGATGAACATTCTTCAGAATGTGCAAGTCACTGATGGAGTTCAAAATACAAGAGCATCCTCTGCTACTGCTAATGCTACTTTTGCAGGTATATTTGCTTCCTGTTTTATGAGTTGTGGTACTTGCACTTGTCTAAGTAGTATGCTAAGTTCCGATGTCTGGATATTTGACTCTGGTGCGACTAACCACATGACCTCCAACAAATCATTGCTTTCAAACTTAATCACTTTACCAACACCACATCTTTTCTCTTTACCTAATGGATACAAAGTAAAGGTTTCTACTATTGGATCTGTTCATTTAACCTCGTCTATCACTTCGACCAAAGTCCTGCTTGTGCCCACTTTCAGCTATAACTTGATTTCTGTGAACAAATTTCTTTTCGATATTTTTTATATTGATATGCTTCTATCCTTCTCACGATATTATTGTTTCCTCCGGGGCCCTTCACTGAAGAAGCCATTGGTACTTGGTAAGGTGGCTGAAGGGATTTATCTCCTCCATCTCAATGAAGACTCATTTTTTGAACCCAGCTTTTTTGATCCATCTCCTATGTCTTCTGTTGTGTCTCTTCCTTTTTCTGCTCATGTAAATACAATAAGTGTGAAGAAAACTCATGTTTTGTGGCATCACAGACTAGGCCATCTTCCTTTCTCAAAATTGCAAAAGATAGATGCTTTAAATGTGCCTTCTTGTGATAAACAACCTTTTCTCTGTCATGTTTGTCCCCTTGCCAGACAGCAAGGAATTCCCTTCTCTACTAGTCAATCTCATTCTCCTCATATTTTCGATCTTGTTCATGTGGATGTGTGGGGACCTTATAACACTGTCACACAAAGATGCTACAAATATTTTCTAACTCTAGTAGATGACTGTAGCAGGACTACCTGGACATACTTACTCAACAATAAGGGAAATGCCTTATCCATTCTCAAATCATTCTTTTCTATGGTTGAAACCCAATTTAATCTCAAAATTAAAGCTATTAGATCTGACAATGCTTTAGAGCTTGGAACCAGTCTTGAAGCCACACAATTTTTTCAGTCCAAAGGTGTCTTGCACCAAACTTCTTGCCCTACACACCCCAACAAAATGGGATTGTTGAAAGAAAACATAAACATTTACTTGAAACGGCAAGGGCTTTACGATACCAATCAAAACTACCACTTCATTTTTGGGGGGATTGTATCCTTACTGCTACATATCTAATAAATAGATTTCCAAGCACTGTGTTTGATGGTAAAACCCCTTTTGAAATTCTTTTTGGACATAAGCCTACTTATAATCATCTCAGAAGTTTTGGATGTTTGTGCTATGCCGTGATTCCTAAGCCTCTCAGAAAAAAGTTCTCTCCCAGATCCACCCCTTGTATTTTTTCCTTGGTTATCCCCCCGGAAAGAAGGCTTAAAAGTTA is drawn from Nicotiana tabacum cultivar K326 chromosome 22, ASM71507v2, whole genome shotgun sequence and contains these coding sequences:
- the LOC107760405 gene encoding uncharacterized protein LOC107760405, which encodes MDATAAETSAAPASVTVDQPPHMAAAAGETKRKMIMVAMDESEESFYALKWALDHLLNNSEEETTIITLINVQPPFSPMVYPAGPVVFAAPTMVEAVKKAQQENATTILSRAFRMCTQKRVKAETLILEGDPKDKICQAADELHVDLLVMGSRGLGKIKRAFLGSVSDYCAHHVHCPILIVKPPKAPHK